A genome region from Mycolicibacterium litorale includes the following:
- the rsmA gene encoding 16S rRNA (adenine(1518)-N(6)/adenine(1519)-N(6))-dimethyltransferase RsmA → MTIRLLGRTEIRRLAKDIDFRPRKSFGQNFVHDANTVRRIVSASGVHRHDHVLEVGPGLGSLTLALLDRGAHVTAVEIDPLLAQQLPTTIADHSHSEINRLTVLNQDILTLMPSDLEAQPTALVANLPYNVAVPALLHLLAEFPTIRSVMVMVQAEVAERLAADPGGKDYGVPSAKVRFYGNVRRYGMVSPTVFWPIPRVYSGLVRIDRYETSPWPTDAEFRAQVFDLIDIAFAQRRKTSRNAFAEWAGSGNESARRLLAASIDPSRRGETLAIADFVRLLQRSGEAEEQVRVQ, encoded by the coding sequence GTGACGATTCGACTACTCGGGCGGACCGAGATCCGGCGCCTGGCGAAGGACATCGACTTTCGCCCGCGCAAGTCATTCGGGCAAAACTTTGTCCACGATGCCAACACCGTGCGCAGGATCGTCTCCGCCTCCGGTGTGCACCGGCACGACCACGTCCTGGAAGTGGGACCGGGCCTCGGCTCGCTGACGCTGGCGCTGCTCGACCGCGGTGCGCACGTGACGGCGGTGGAGATCGATCCGCTCCTGGCGCAACAGCTTCCGACCACGATCGCCGATCACTCGCACAGTGAGATCAACCGTCTGACCGTCCTCAACCAGGACATCCTGACGCTGATGCCGTCGGATCTGGAGGCTCAGCCCACCGCGCTGGTCGCCAACCTGCCGTACAACGTCGCGGTACCCGCACTGCTCCACCTGCTCGCGGAGTTCCCGACGATCCGTTCGGTCATGGTGATGGTCCAGGCCGAGGTGGCCGAGCGGCTCGCCGCCGACCCGGGCGGCAAGGACTACGGCGTGCCGAGCGCCAAGGTGCGGTTCTACGGCAACGTCCGCCGCTACGGCATGGTGTCGCCGACGGTCTTCTGGCCCATCCCGCGGGTGTACTCCGGGCTGGTCCGCATCGACCGGTACGAGACGTCGCCGTGGCCGACGGACGCGGAGTTCCGCGCGCAGGTCTTCGATCTGATCGACATCGCCTTCGCGCAGCGCCGCAAGACGTCGCGCAACGCGTTCGCCGAATGGGCCGGGTCCGGCAACGAGTCCGCCCGCCGACTGCTGGCTGCCAGCATCGACCCGTCGCGGCGCGGTGAGACGCTCGCCATCGCCGATTTCGTCCGGTTGCTGCAGCGTTCCGGCGAAGCCGAGGAGCAGGTCCGCGTCCAATAG
- a CDS encoding 4-(cytidine 5'-diphospho)-2-C-methyl-D-erythritol kinase has translation MRNGNTASEWVPTGSVTVRVPGKVNLFLGVGDLRDDGYHDLTTVFHAVSLLDEVTVSTADTLSVELAGEGMESLPTDRRNIAWRAAELMADHVGRAPDVAISIEKSIPVAGGMAGGSADAAAVLVAMNHLWELGVPRRDLHAMAAELGSDVPFALHGGTALGTGRGEELATVLARSTFHWVLAFARKGLSTPKVFGELDRLRATADGKRAAPGRLGDPEPILAALASGDAATLAPLLGNDLQAAALSLYPELRRTLRAGLDAGALAAIVSGSGPTCAFLCASSPAAIDVGATLAGAGVCRTVRVASGPVQGARVVPAPSSSV, from the coding sequence GTGCGTAACGGCAACACCGCCTCCGAGTGGGTTCCCACCGGCTCGGTCACCGTGCGGGTGCCCGGGAAGGTGAACCTCTTCCTCGGGGTCGGTGATCTGCGTGACGACGGCTATCACGACCTGACGACGGTCTTTCATGCCGTCTCGCTGCTCGACGAGGTCACCGTCTCGACCGCCGACACGCTGTCGGTTGAGCTGGCCGGCGAGGGCATGGAGTCGCTGCCCACCGACCGGCGCAACATCGCCTGGCGGGCGGCCGAGCTGATGGCCGACCACGTCGGCAGGGCGCCCGACGTGGCGATCTCCATCGAGAAGTCGATCCCTGTGGCCGGCGGGATGGCAGGCGGCAGCGCCGACGCCGCCGCCGTGCTGGTCGCGATGAACCATCTGTGGGAGCTCGGGGTGCCCCGGCGTGATCTGCACGCGATGGCCGCCGAGTTGGGCAGTGACGTGCCGTTCGCGCTGCACGGCGGCACGGCGCTGGGCACCGGCCGCGGTGAGGAGCTCGCGACGGTGCTCGCCCGAAGCACGTTCCACTGGGTGCTGGCGTTCGCGCGCAAGGGCCTGTCGACGCCGAAGGTGTTCGGAGAACTCGACCGGCTGCGCGCCACCGCCGACGGCAAGCGGGCCGCACCCGGCCGGCTGGGTGACCCGGAGCCGATCCTGGCCGCGCTGGCGTCCGGCGACGCCGCCACACTCGCGCCGCTGCTCGGTAACGATCTGCAGGCGGCCGCGCTGAGTCTGTATCCGGAACTGCGCCGCACGCTGCGGGCGGGCCTGGACGCCGGCGCCCTCGCGGCGATCGTGTCCGGGTCCGGTCCGACGTGCGCCTTCCTGTGCGCCTCGTCGCCCGCCGCGATCGACGTCGGCGCCACGCTCGCCGGTGCCGGGGTGTGCCGGACCGTGCGGGTGGCCAGCGGGCCGGTGCAGGGCGCCCGGGTGGTGCCCGCGCCGTCCTCGTCGGTGTGA